Proteins encoded in a region of the Campylobacter geochelonis genome:
- a CDS encoding rhodanese-like domain-containing protein, which produces MKKIIKQILTIIFVFSISILTYTPQAHASGEGSMAVVEGVIPISISQAKKLMEEGALVFDANVDEVRNEYGYIQNSIHINVENWQKLLPADKNTVMVFYCLNRICYTSSEMALAVMKMGYKNVYVMLEGIEQWIIYGNPVVKASKSPTADKYKYLGSNNWRNSDKVTDYTDVIHRQMMYGDIPSCRDCHGIDVGQDKKMIQEHFASNRDNVNKNCTSCHDDIGTIFMQSAHSKLVNTKENAPMCSDCHSIHLGKETTMINMKKMSDQKCGECHEKEQSMYHHTFHGKAMVLENAGQAISVAACYDCHGTHNIFKIDDNRSTLYAGENRINTCAECHPGGNENFSNFIAHADHTDKENYPLLYYAFVFMTGLVVAVFGFFGLHTFFWSVRLIMTRLKYPEQWKAAKQKAHADKVIIKRFSTLHKWQHFFMAASFLGLAFSGLPQKFYTASWAQSMIDMMGGPIGATVVHHVSAIIMGLVFISHIIEIIVHALKNKDAIRNPQTGKLELSLFWKKLFGPDSLMPRWQDFTDMKNHFLWFFGKGERPQFDRWTYWEKFDYLAVFWGMFIIGLSGLILWFPVFFTKLLPGWMLNLSTIVHSDEALLATGFIFAVHFFNTHFRADRFPMDMVIFSGTLSEEEIKQERKPWYDRLVASGKLEKLKVKNSNFESWSWFAKLVGFAMLITGMVFLFLMIYAFVEAVFF; this is translated from the coding sequence ATGAAAAAAATAATTAAACAAATTTTAACTATCATTTTTGTCTTTTCTATCTCTATTTTAACCTATACTCCACAAGCACACGCTTCTGGTGAAGGTAGCATGGCTGTTGTTGAGGGCGTTATACCTATTAGCATATCGCAAGCTAAAAAATTGATGGAAGAGGGAGCGTTAGTTTTTGACGCTAATGTAGATGAAGTTAGAAACGAGTATGGATATATCCAAAATTCCATACATATAAATGTAGAAAACTGGCAAAAGTTACTACCAGCAGATAAAAATACTGTTATGGTATTTTACTGCTTAAATAGAATTTGCTATACAAGTAGCGAAATGGCTTTGGCTGTTATGAAAATGGGATATAAAAATGTGTATGTTATGCTTGAGGGTATCGAGCAATGGATAATATATGGAAATCCTGTCGTAAAAGCTTCAAAGTCACCAACTGCTGATAAGTATAAATATCTAGGAAGTAACAATTGGAGAAATTCAGATAAAGTAACTGACTATACCGATGTTATTCACAGACAGATGATGTATGGCGATATCCCTTCTTGTAGAGATTGCCATGGTATAGATGTTGGGCAAGATAAAAAAATGATACAAGAGCATTTTGCTAGCAACAGAGACAATGTAAACAAAAACTGTACAAGTTGTCATGATGATATCGGAACGATATTTATGCAAAGCGCTCACAGTAAACTAGTAAACACAAAAGAAAATGCTCCTATGTGTTCAGACTGTCATAGTATACATCTAGGTAAAGAAACTACTATGATAAATATGAAAAAGATGAGCGATCAAAAGTGTGGTGAGTGTCACGAAAAAGAGCAAAGTATGTATCATCATACATTCCATGGTAAAGCTATGGTGCTTGAAAATGCAGGTCAAGCTATAAGCGTTGCTGCTTGTTATGACTGTCACGGCACACATAATATCTTTAAAATAGATGATAACAGATCTACGCTTTATGCTGGAGAAAACAGGATAAATACTTGTGCTGAGTGTCATCCAGGCGGCAATGAAAACTTCTCAAATTTCATCGCTCACGCAGATCACACAGATAAAGAGAACTATCCGCTACTTTACTATGCGTTTGTTTTCATGACTGGTTTGGTTGTAGCGGTGTTTGGGTTCTTTGGGCTTCATACATTCTTCTGGTCAGTTAGACTTATAATGACAAGGCTAAAATATCCAGAACAATGGAAAGCGGCAAAACAAAAAGCTCATGCAGATAAAGTTATCATAAAAAGATTTAGCACGCTTCATAAGTGGCAACACTTCTTTATGGCTGCAAGCTTCTTAGGACTAGCATTCTCTGGACTTCCACAGAAGTTTTACACAGCTTCGTGGGCACAAAGTATGATAGATATGATGGGCGGACCAATCGGAGCTACCGTTGTTCACCACGTATCAGCTATCATTATGGGACTTGTGTTTATAAGCCATATAATAGAGATTATCGTTCATGCTCTTAAAAATAAAGATGCGATAAGAAACCCTCAAACAGGTAAGCTTGAGCTATCGTTGTTCTGGAAAAAACTATTTGGACCAGACTCGCTAATGCCAAGATGGCAAGATTTTACCGATATGAAAAACCACTTCTTATGGTTCTTTGGTAAGGGCGAAAGACCACAGTTTGACAGATGGACGTATTGGGAAAAATTTGACTATTTGGCGGTATTTTGGGGTATGTTTATAATAGGACTTTCTGGTCTTATTTTATGGTTCCCAGTGTTCTTTACAAAACTTTTACCAGGATGGATGTTAAATCTTTCAACTATAGTTCACTCTGATGAGGCGCTGCTTGCGACTGGATTTATCTTTGCGGTTCACTTCTTTAATACTCACTTTAGAGCCGATAGATTCCCGATGGATATGGTAATATTCTCTGGAACTTTAAGCGAAGAAGAGATTAAACAAGAGCGAAAACCATGGTATGATAGACTAGTAGCTAGTGGTAAACTTGAAAAACTTAAAGTTAAAAACTCTAACTTTGAAAGCTGGAGCTGGTTTGCTAAACTCGTTGGCTTTGCTATGCTAATCACAGGAATGGTATTCTTATTCTTGATGATATATGCGTTTGTTGAAGCTGTATTCTTCTAA